The proteins below are encoded in one region of Paenibacillus sp.:
- a CDS encoding LacI family DNA-binding transcriptional regulator has translation MVGMKDVARRANVSTATVSHVLNGTRYVSRETAMKVYDAMRELNYRPNSVARSLRSKKSRTIGLLVPMTPQGVSNSYFMSVAQGIEKVLKANGYNLILSNSNDDALTEMEQIRVFDSQLIDGLIIAPSSQELPYLREAMTGDYPLVFIDRKPRAFAGDSIVTDGGGGTYRAVTHLIRSGHRRIGFISASLSLATSEERLQGYRRALAEHGIEPDDALVQAAKEHGSSFEHGYRLACRLHRDHRATALFVANNVMTMGALKYLQEHRVTVPEEVALVGFDDYEWALITKPPLSMVRQPSQSVGEVAAQVLLDRIRDPSTSMQEIRLPTEFILRSSC, from the coding sequence ATGGTCGGAATGAAAGACGTCGCGCGCAGAGCGAACGTTTCGACGGCAACCGTATCGCACGTCTTGAACGGCACCCGGTACGTCAGCCGCGAAACGGCGATGAAGGTGTACGACGCGATGCGCGAATTGAATTACAGGCCGAATTCGGTCGCCAGAAGTTTGCGCAGCAAGAAGTCGAGGACGATCGGGCTGCTCGTCCCGATGACGCCGCAAGGCGTATCCAATTCGTATTTCATGTCGGTAGCGCAAGGGATCGAGAAGGTGCTGAAAGCAAACGGTTACAATTTAATCTTGAGCAATTCGAACGACGACGCTCTGACGGAAATGGAACAAATCCGGGTGTTCGACTCGCAGTTGATCGACGGGCTGATCATCGCCCCGTCGTCGCAGGAGCTGCCGTACCTCCGCGAGGCGATGACGGGCGATTACCCGCTCGTGTTCATCGACCGAAAGCCGCGCGCGTTCGCCGGGGACAGCATCGTCACCGACGGGGGCGGGGGGACGTACCGCGCCGTGACGCATTTGATCCGCAGCGGCCACCGCAGAATCGGCTTCATCTCCGCATCTCTCTCGCTCGCGACGAGCGAGGAACGGCTTCAAGGGTACCGCAGGGCGCTCGCCGAACACGGCATCGAGCCGGACGATGCGCTCGTGCAGGCGGCGAAGGAGCACGGCTCCAGCTTCGAGCACGGATACCGACTCGCGTGCCGGCTGCACCGGGACCATCGGGCGACGGCGCTGTTCGTCGCGAACAACGTCATGACGATGGGGGCTCTTAAGTATTTGCAGGAGCACCGAGTGACGGTTCCGGAGGAAGTCGCGCTCGTCGGGTTCGACGATTACGAATGGGCGCTGATTACGAAACCGCCTCTGTCGATGGTCCGTCAGCCTTCCCAGTCGGTCGGAGAAGTCGCGGCGCAGGTGCTTTTGGACCGGATCCGCGATCCGTCGACGAGCATGCAGGAAATTCGGCTGCCGACGGAGTTTATTTTGCGAAGTTCATGTTAG